Sequence from the Herbaspirillum sp. meg3 genome:
TTTCACTTCCCTTTGGCAGATGTGATCAATCAGGACAGCTTGGCTTCTTCGAAACGCTGCGACAGCTCCGCACGCAGCTTCTTGCGCAGCTTGGCGGCTTCGAAGCGACGCTTTTCCTCTGCTGTGAACGGGCGCAGCGATGGCACCGCCACCGGCTTGCGTTCCCCGTCAACCGCCACCATGGTGAAGAAACAGCTGTTCACATGACGCACTTCTTGAGTACGAATATTCTCGGCCACCACTTTAATGCCGACTTCCATTGATGACGTACCGGTGTGATTGACGCTGGCCAGAAAGCTGACCAGTTCGCCGACGTGGATAGGCTGGCGAAACATCACCTGATCCACGCTCAGCGTCACCACGTATTGACCGGCGTAACGGCTGGCGCAAGCGTAAGCGACCTGATCGAGGAATTTGAGAATGGTGCCGCCGTGCACGTTGCCCGAAAAATTGGCCATGTCTGGCGTCATCAGAACGGTCATGGTGAGTTGGTGAGATGGCATGTCCATGGTGCGCGGCTTTCTCTTTTTTGTTGAATTCAAGTGATATGCTTCATTTACGTCGCACTGCCGGCTAACTTGAAGCAATTCCGGAGCCTGAATTCTGAATTTTGGCTCGTATTGTCTTCCGATGCAGCGCAACAAAGCGGAAAGCCTAACTGGAATAATCCTGTCAGGCAAGCCCAAAGCTAAGCAAGTTTCTGGCCTTGTCGCGCTCTTACCGCCCCTCCCGGCTTATCTGTACGCTGCTCAGCCCGCTTTTGAGAAGTGGGCATCCGCATTGCGCAGGAACTTGTCGACCGAGGCCGTGATGGCTTCCGGCGACCAGCCGGCCATATGCGGCGTCAGCACCACGTTCTTGAATTCGAGCAATTCCACCGGCGGCTTGGGTTCGCTTTCATAGACGTCCAACCCTGCGCCGCCAAGTTCACCCTTGCGCAACGCCTCCGCCAACGCTGCCGTGTCGACCACACTGCCACGCGAAATGTTGACCAGAAAGCCTTTCGGCCCCAGTGCCTGCAACTCGCGCGCGCCAATCAGATGCCGGGTGGCCGCGCCGCCCGGCGTGGCAATGACCAAGACGTCGCACCAGCTTGCCAACTGCGGCACGCTTTCAAAATACCGGTAATCGACATCGTCCCGGCGTGACCGGTTGAAATAGCCGATCTCCATGTCGAAGGCAGCCGCCCGGCGCGCGATTTTTTTGCCAATGGTGCCCAGCCCAGCCACTCCCAGGCGTTTGCCTGCAAGCTGCGGCGGAAGGACCAAGGCCTCGCGCCAGATACCACCGCGGCACGCGATGTCGAGCTGGGGAATATTGCGCATCACGGCCAGCACCAGGCCCATCGCGTGATCTGCGACGCAATCGTCATTGGTGCCCGCACCGGTAGCGACCTTGATGCCGCGCTTCTCGGCATGTGCACTGTCGATGTTCTCAAAACCGGCGCCGAGAGCGCAGACCAGCTCCAGCTGGCTCAGGATATCCATCTCGGCCGCAGTGAGTCCGGTCGAGCCATTGGTGAGCACCACTTTGACGTCTTTGGCGACACCGGAAACAGCGGCATCACGAGTCTGCTTGTCGGGCGCATAGAGGATCTCGAAGGCACCGCCGATGGTGGCTTTGCTTTGTTCGGAAAGATGAATAAGGACCAGGAGTTGAGGTTTCATTGTCGGATTGAAATGGAAGGGAGAGGCGTAGTCTGCAGATATGCAATTTTATGGCGAATTGCATTTCGACGCGCGACCGCCCTCTGGTGCCCTGAAAGCAACACCATTCACACTCTCGCTTGACGCGTTATTTCTCATCCTTTATATTGCGCCCATCTTAATTTTTGGTGTTAACACGAAGTGGACAGTTGCTCTGGTTATTTAACGCAGACGGGTCGATAACCTGGACACGCTTCCCTCGCAGCACCATCATGGCTGCAGCCGAAGTTGTTCCGGTTGCAGTGTCGCGGTGAATTCTCACCCTTCCCTATCCAAGTCTTCCCGTCTTTCATTTTTAATGCTTGCGCAGGCGCCTTGTTGCTGCCTCGGCAAGCACGATGTGCGCGTCTCCGAGTTCATGTGCTAAGGCTTGTGAGCTACGCGCCGCGCACGTCCGGATGTGGAAGGATTTTTTCATGGATGCACACGTTTTCGCACTACGGATTTTGCTGGCGCTGGTTCTCGGCTCCATCATCGGCGCCGAACGCCAGATGCGTCAGCGCATGGCCGGCTTGCGCACCAACGCTCTCGTCGCCACGGGCGCGGCACTGTTTGTCATGGTCTCGGCATTTGAGACCGACCCGCAAGGCGCTACGCGCATCGCTTCTTACGTCGTCTCCGGCATTGGTTTTCTCGGTGCCGGTGTGATCATGCGCGAAGGCGCCAATGTACGCGGCCTCAACACCGCCGCCACCTTGTGGTGCTCAGCCGCTATCGGCGTGCTCTCGGGACTCGGACATGCGTTGGAAGCCACTATCGGTGCCGGCGCCATCCTGGGCGCCAACGTGCTGTTGCGCAGTGTCGCGCATCTGATCAACAAACAAGATCTGCAACGTGCAACCGAAGTCGAACAGGTCTATCGCCTCTCTATCGTTTGCCGTCCCGACGATGAAGTGCAAGTCCGCACGTTGATGCTTCATATGCTCAACGGCATGCCGCACCTGATCGTACAGTCGCTGCATAGCGAAGACCTGCCTTCCGGCAATCAGTTGGAAGTCCGGGCGGACCTGATCACGTCGCCAAGCAATCATTTGCAGCTGGAACAGATCGTCAGCCGGGTCAGCCTGGAAAAAGGCGTCAGCGCAGCGCGATGGGCAGTCTTGAATGTCGTCGAAGTGTAGACCGCTGGCGTTATAGCAGCATTGCAGGAACAGCTTGTACATCGCTTGAAAGCACCTGAAAGCAATGACGCAAAAGTTACACAGAATTTATACATAAGAGGATCATCTCGCCGCAACCGGACAATTCTGCGAGGCGAGCGATCCAGGGGAAAGGAGTAAAGCCATGCGCATCACCAAACTGGAAACCAAACTCGATACCTTTTTCAACGGTAACTATTTCTTCAACAATACGCCACCGGTTGCGCCACAGCGCCTGCCTTACAAAGTAATCGCCTCATGCCGTTGCGACGAGGCTCAGCACATCGAAGAACTGATCCTGCTGCAATTACAGGACGGTTTTGATCAGGGTTATGAGCTGGAAATCAAACCTCGCGCACATCAGCAACTGGTCGACTACACCATCTCGCTGACCTGCACCACCACCGAACGCGCCGCTTTGGTGCGTCTGGTCAGTCGTCTCGGCCTGGAAAAAAGCGTACGCAGCGTGCGGTGGCAAAGCGTGCCGGGCGCACGTAGCTGAGCTATACGAGGGGCCGCTGCTTCATGGGTGAAACGCAGGATCAGGCAGCGGATGAAGTGCGAAGGCATTCATGTCAGCAAGGGAAATGAGTGGGATTAACTCGTCTTCTCTTTGCGCACATTCCTCCACATTACTGCTATCGTGTAAGTACTTCGTTGCTATTTTCACTAATACAAAAATAAGTACAAATAAATACATGACGCAAGTACATTGCGTCGACAGCAAAAACTCTTTGTTATAGCCCGTAGTTATGTTTCACCGATATCCGTTCATAGAACGAAAATGGAATCGATCTAGATGACTACCCCTGAAGAGGCGCCGGCCTTAGCCGTGTCCAGCGCCAAACGCGTCAACATTCGCATTTTTGCCACCGTCTTTGTCGGGTTGGTCTGTATTTCCATTCTCGCTCTGCATATCTTCTTTTCATGGAATGTCCGCAGCAAGGACATTGACGATGCGCAAGTTGCCACGGCCAACCTGTCGCGGGCGCTGGCAGAACATGCCGAGGCAACGCTGACGTCTGCCGATTCGGTGTTGTTCGGCATCGTGCAGCGGCTGGAAGTGGAAGGCAACGACCGCGAAGCTCTGGCGCGCCTGTATCCGTTGCTGGCGTCTTATGTCAAGGAACTGCCGCAGCTGCAAGGTTTGTTCATCTACGACCAGACCGGTAAATGGCTGGTCAACTCTCTCGACGATTCGCCATGGATGCTGAACAACTCGGATCGCGAGTACTTCATCTATCACATGACCCATAACGACCGAGGTGCTCACGTGGGCGTGCCGGTCAAAAGCCGTTCCACCGGCGACTGGATCATTCCTGTTTCTCGGCGCATTAATCACCCCGACGGCAGTTTTGCAGGTGTCGCACTGGCGACAGTGGCTGTCGACTATTTCCTCAAGTTTTACACGAGCTTCGACACCGGCAAAAAAGGTGAAATCCTGCTGGCGTCACAAGCCGGTATCCTGCTTGCTGAAAGACCGTTACAAGTCGACTCCATCGGCAAAAACATCAGCAATGAAAATCTGGTCAGCGACCACACGCGCCGTAACAAACGCGGCGTGGCGCTGCTCAAGTCTCCACGAGATGGCTTGCTGCGTATTTATAGCTACAAGCGGCTGGAAAAATACCCGCTGTTTGTGACAGCAGGCGTGTCTTACGACGAAGTTCTCGCCGGCTGGCGTACGGAAACGCTGCTGCAATCCATTGGTGTACTCATCCTCGTCGCCATGCTGGCCTGGTTGGGGAAACGCCTGGTCAATCAAATCAAGCTGCGAGCCCAGGCCCAGCAAAAACTGCTGGCTGCCCGGGAAAAGCTGGTGGAAATGAACAAGACTTTGCAGAAGATGGCGCTGGAGGACAGTCTCACCGGGGTCGCCAACCGGCGGCAGTTCGACGTGACGCTGGCAAATGAATTCAATCGCGCCAAACGCGAGAGCCAGTCACTGGCATTGCTGATGATCGATGTCGATCACTTCAAGAAATACAACGATACCTACGGCCACCCTGCCGGCGATGTCTGCCTGCAAAAGATCGGCAAAGTCATCCAGATGAATCGTCCCGGCGACCTGTCGGCCCGTTATGGCGGAGAAGAATTTGCCATTTTGCTGCCTAATACGGATCTGAAAGGCGCGGTCAACGTTGCGGAAAAGATCTGCGCTGACGTACGCAATCTCAATATTCCACACGGCAAGAATCCGACCGGCATTGTCACCATCAGCGTGGGCGTCCAGGCCATCGTACCGAACAAGAACTGTAATCTGATGGATCTCGTCAGCGCCGCCGACAAAGCACTCTACACCGCGAAGGCGCGCGGTCGCGATCAGGTTTGCAGCAGCGACGATGACATTCCGCCTGCCTGCGGCCCGGGCTGATGCCCTATCTCGCCGTTCTCGTGCTCTCAGCTTGAGCGGTCTGTGAATACTGTTTGCACTCTACAGCCGGGGCACCTTCGGCAGATCGTCAACCGCTAGTAATCAATGGTGTGGCAACATTTCCACTGCCGCTTTTCGCGCTTCCTGCTCGGCTGACTTCTCGTCCTCAAAAGTGGTATCCAGCAACACGCGCTGGCACGGAAAAATAGCATTTCGATGCATGGGATTGGTCGACGGGCCAAAGATTGTGACCGTCGCCGCCCAGTTATTGCTATCCGATGCCAGCTTCACACCGGAATACTCGATTTCGTAATCGCCTACCTGTTCTATCGGCATGGTGATGTCTCCTCGTTAGCGTACGGTTTTCGTTTTTTCAGTTTCCTGCCTGTTTCTTACATTACGCTCTTTTCCTCTACTTCGGTCTTTCGCCGTCTCTGAATCTATCAATTCGACTCTGGCGTACTTCGCCGCTTAGCAACGGATGACTAATCAATGGGCGTCGGTATCCTTAGTGCGATCGTCCAGATGACTGATTGCGTAGCCCTTCTCGCCGATCTGATGAAACGCATCCTCTGGATTGAGCGTGAAATGCTTCTTGCCATCGCGCTCAAAGTCCACGTTGAGCTCATGTACCAGCCAATCGGTACTGGCGACTTCCTGGGGCAAAGGCTTCTCGGTCGGAACAACGAGATAAGAACAGAGGTTGCTGTCTTCAGACCTTTTATACACATCTACTTTCATCATTTCTCCCTTGCCGGTTTGTCAATCATTACTCAATTCACTCATGTTGCGCATGATCAAAAAATACGTGCTTTTCAGCATGATCTTCAAGTGGGACTAGGGTAAAAATCATTAGTTCAACCCGATTTCATCGAGCCTCCGGGATGAACCTTGGCTCGCATTTTTCCTCGTTTTCGATATTCAGCAGCATGCTTACTGCCTACCTCTTCACCATAGAACATCCGTGCAAAATTGCAGAAATTGTCCTGCCACAGCCCTCAATTCCTGTTTATGGAATAATGCCCGGAACGCCAATCTGCACCTTCAACCGGGCACGCAGCGCTGTAACAGGGAGAGCAAACTGAACCGCATTGAGCAATTACGAATTTTTTGCATGGCTGCAGAAAGCGCGAATTTTCGCGAAGCTGCCGTGCGCATGGGCATCTCGCCGCAAGTCGTCACGCGCGCCGTCAAAGAGCTGGAAGCAGCTTTCGGTGAATTGCTGTTTCACCGCAATACCCGCCAAGTACGCATTACCGCTTTTGGCGAGCGCCTTATGCATCGCGCCCGCATGTCGATCAATGCACTGGATGATTTATTTCTCGACAACAACCATCGCAACGATAATGAATTGCGCGGAATCGTCCGCATCACCGCGCCCAGCACGCTCACGCGCACCTATCTGCTGCCGATCCTGAACAAGATCGCGCTTGCCCACCCGAATATCACGCTGGACTTGCGCCTGTCGGAAGTCATTACCGATGCAGTCGACGACAAGATCGACATCGGTATCCGCGTCGGCTTTCTGCGCGATAGCCGCTATGTAGCGCGCCCGGTCGCCAAGGTGGCATTCTTTGTCTGCGCCAGCCCGGCGCTGATCGCGCGCTGCGGTGTCCCGACCACGCTTGAGCAACTGGTTGAGCACCCGATGAGCGCCATTGTTGACCGCAACACCGGACGTATCTGGCCCTGGTATTTCGCCGACGGCCAGCAAGTCGGTCCGCGCATGCCGGCTTTCATTACCGACGATCCCGACACCGAGCGCCGTTCGGTGCTCGACGGTGTAGCCTTCGGTCAACTGGCGGCTTTCATGGCCATGCCCCATATTCGCAATGGTGAGTTGGTCACCGTGCTGCAGGATCTGGAACCGACGCCATGGGACCTTTATGTTTACCGCCCCCAGCGCGGGCCGGTACCTGCACGCGTGCGCCTGGTATTCGATGCACTGGTGGATACGCTATCAGCTTCGGGGGATTTCCCGATCGACTCGAAATCGGCCACGTAGGACTCTTCATGGAATTATTCCTCAAACAGGAATCGAGAATTCCAAAGCTTTTCATTTCAACGTACAGCAATCATTGCGATACTCCTGCGCTACGGATTGCTGCTACATTGCCTATGGCAGCGAAATATTCCCTCACTAGGTCATCCCCAAGTCGGAAAGGTATAAGTACAAATGCCCACGCTCACCATCAACGGTAAACAGCACAACGTCGATTTGCCTGAAGACACCCCGATCCTCTGGACCTTGCGCGATCAGCTCGGCATGACCGGCACCAAATTCGGCTGTGGTATGGCTTTGTGCGGTGCCTGTACGGTCCATCTGGACGGCCAGCCAATCCGCTCCTGCATTACGCCGATTTCCGCCGCCGCCGGCAAGCAGATCACCACCATCGAAGCAGTTTCCCAGGACAAGATCGGCAAATCGGTGCAAGACGCCTGGATGGCGCTCGGCGTGCCGCAATGCGGCTATTGCCAGGCCGGACAGATCATGTCCGCCACGGCGCTGCTGAAGACCACGCCAAATCCGACCGATAAAGACATCGACGACGCCATGAGCGGCAACATTTGCCGCTGCGGTACGTACACTCGTATCAAGGCTGCCATCAAGCAAGCTGCGGCACAAAACGGAGGCGCAAAATGAGCGCAGTCTTTGATGATCTCGGCAAAGTACAACTGAGCCGCCGCAGCCTGCTCAAAGGTATCGGCGCATTTACCGGCCTGGCGTTGACGGTGGGTGTCAACGGCATAGTTACCGCTGCCGATGCGCCTAAATTCGGTGGCGACGGCATGCCCGGCGGACTCAAGGACAGCGCATTGCTGTTCGTTTCCATCGGCGCAGACGGTGTCGTCACCATCGTCGCCCACCGCTCCGAAATGGGCCAGGGCGTACGCACCAGCCTGCCGATGGTGGTGGCCGATGAACTGGAAGCCGACTGGAGCCGTGTGCGCGTAGTGCAAGCGCAAGGTGACCAGGAAAAATACGGCAATCAGAACACCGACGGTTCGCGCAGCATGCGCCACTCCTTCGGCCCCATGCGCCAGGTCGGCGCCACTGCCCGCCTGATGCTGGAAACCGCCGCGGCAGCGCGCTGGAAAGTACCAGTTACCGAAGTCGAAACCAAGAATCACGAAATCTTCCACAAGCCCAGCGGCCGCAAGCTCGGCTTTGGCGATGTCGCAGCTGATGCGGCCAAGCTGCCGTTGCCGGCACGCGATGCGGTTCGCCTGAAGACGCCGCAGCAGTTCCGCTACATCGGCAAGGACAGCACGCGCGGCATCGATTTGCACGATATCGTCACCGGCAACACGCAATACGGTATCGACACGCGCCTGGAAGGCATGGTCTACGCCGTCATCGCCCGTCCGCCGGTATTTGGCGGCAAGCTGGCCAGCGTCGACAGCAGCGAAGCATTGAAAATTCCCGGCGTGATCCGCGTGGTCGAACTCAAGGGCAGTCCGCCACCGGCGCTGTTCAATCCGCTCGGCGGCGTCGCTGTGATTGCGCGCAATACCTGGGCCGCAATCAAAGGCCGCGAGGCGCTCAAGCTGACCTGGGACAACGGCCCCAACGCGTCTTACGATTCGGCTGAATATCGCAAAACCATGGAAGCTGCGGCACGCAAACCGGCCAAGACCGTGCGCAATAACGGCGACACGATGGCTGCGCTGTCAAGCGCAACGCGCCGTATCGAGGCCGAATACTATCTGCCGCACATTGCCCACGCCACGATGGAACCACCGGCTGCGGTCGCCCGCATCGTCAATGGCAAATGTGAGGTTTGGGCTTGCGTTCAAGCACCGCAAGCCACACGCGAAACCGTCGCCGGCCATCTCGGCCTGAAGCCGGAAGAAGTTACCGTCAACGTCACCCTGTTGGGCGGCGGCTTTGGTCGCAAGTCCAAGCCGGATTTTGCTGCCGAAGCGGCCTTGCTGTCCAAAGCGATGAACGGTGCGCCGGTCAAAATCACCTGGACACGCGAAGACGACATCCACCACGATTACCTGCATACCGTATCGGTCGAACATCTGGAAGCCTCGCTCGATGCCAGCGGCAAGGTCAATGCCTGGCTGCATCGTACCGTCGCACCCACCATTGCATCGATCTTCGTTGCAGGAGCCAAGGGGGAAGCGCCGTTTGAGTTGGGCATGTCTGCGATCAACATCCCTTACGCGATTCCGAATTTCCGCGTGGAAGCACCGGAAGTCGAAGCGCACACGCGCATCGGCTGGTTCCGTTCGGTGTCGAACATTCCGCATGCTTTTGCCGTCCAATCGTTCAGTGCCGAACTTGCCGCCGCCGCCAAGCGCGATCATCGCGACTACCTGTTGGAACTGATCGGCCCTGCGCGCAAGATCAGTCCGTCGGAAATGTCCGACGGCTGGAACTACGGCGAGTCGCCCGAGCGTTATCCGCTCGATACCGGACGTATGCGCGGCGTGATCGAACTGGCAACGGCAAAGGCCGGCTGGGGACGCAAGCTGCCTAAAGGTCGCGGGCTCGGACTGGCGGTATGCTACAGCTTTGTGACGTATATCGCAGCGGTGGTCGAAGTGATCGTCAACGATGAAGGCGAAGTATCGATTCCCCGTGTGGACGTCGCCGTCGATTGCGGCCCGTCGATCAACCCGGATCGTATCCGCTCGCAAGTTGAAGGCGCCTGTATCATGGGTATCAGCCTGGCGATGACCGGTGAAATCTCGTTCAAGAACGGCGCCGTGGAGCAAAGCAACTTCCACGACTACGAAGTCTTGCGCGCCTTCGCCGCACCGGGCCAGATTCAGGTGCACATTGTTCCGCATACGCTGGACGTACCGTTGGGTGGCGTCGGTGAACCGGCCACGCCGACGATTGCGCCGGCCTTGTGCAATGCGATCTTTGCAGCCACCGGCAAGCGCATTCGCCAGTTGCCGATTCGCGAGCAGTTGAAGAAACCTGAAAAAGCCTGATGACTGAAACCAGCAAGGCAACCGTTAGCGCGCAGTTGGCACAGCAATAACTCGGAGATAACACGGAGAACCCATGGAATCCATCGACTTCGACGTCCTCAATACCGCTCTTGCCTGGCACGAGCAGGGACATCATGTCCTGCTCGGCACCGTCACCCATACCTGGGGTTCGGCGCCGCGCCCGGTCGGCTCAATGATGGCGATTCGCGACGATGGTCACGTGCGAGGCTCCGTGTCCGGCGGCTGTGTGGAAGACGATCTGATCCGCCGCATACAAGCCGGCGAACTGCAGGAAGCTTTGCCGTTTGAATTGAAATACGGACTCACCGCCGACGAAGCACACCGCTTCGGCCTGCCTTGCGGCGGCACGCTGGAAATCATGATGGAGCCGGTCTCGGCCGCATCCTGCATCGCAGAATTACTGGCTGCCGTACGCCAGGGGCTGCGTGTTACGCGCACGCTGGATCTCGACACCGGCGCCGCAACGCTGTCCACCGACAGCAACGCACACCAGACACGGGTGCAGGATCGCCAGCTGATCGCACCTTTCGGTCCACGCTATCGTCTGATCATCATTGGCGCCGCACAAATGTCGCGCTATGTGGCCCAGTTTGCGCTCGCATTGGATTATCAGGTGATCGTCTGCGACCCGCGGGAAGAGTATCTGAAGGAATGGGATATCGCCGGCGTTGAGCTCACCAAAGAGATGCCCGACGATCTGCTGCTGCGCCTGCAACTGGATGCCAACAGCGCGGTGGTGACGCTGACACACGATCCCAAGCTGGACGATATGGCGCTGATCGAAGCCCTCAAGTCGCCGGCCTTCTATATCGGCGCCATCGGCTCGCGCACCAACAACATCAAGCGTCGCGAGCGACTGGCATTGTTCGACATCAGTACGGCAGAAATCGACAAGCTGCACGG
This genomic interval carries:
- a CDS encoding acyl-CoA thioesterase; translated protein: MDMPSHQLTMTVLMTPDMANFSGNVHGGTILKFLDQVAYACASRYAGQYVVTLSVDQVMFRQPIHVGELVSFLASVNHTGTSSMEVGIKVVAENIRTQEVRHVNSCFFTMVAVDGERKPVAVPSLRPFTAEEKRRFEAAKLRKKLRAELSQRFEEAKLS
- a CDS encoding MgtC/SapB family protein encodes the protein MDAHVFALRILLALVLGSIIGAERQMRQRMAGLRTNALVATGAALFVMVSAFETDPQGATRIASYVVSGIGFLGAGVIMREGANVRGLNTAATLWCSAAIGVLSGLGHALEATIGAGAILGANVLLRSVAHLINKQDLQRATEVEQVYRLSIVCRPDDEVQVRTLMLHMLNGMPHLIVQSLHSEDLPSGNQLEVRADLITSPSNHLQLEQIVSRVSLEKGVSAARWAVLNVVEV
- a CDS encoding XdhC family protein → MESIDFDVLNTALAWHEQGHHVLLGTVTHTWGSAPRPVGSMMAIRDDGHVRGSVSGGCVEDDLIRRIQAGELQEALPFELKYGLTADEAHRFGLPCGGTLEIMMEPVSAASCIAELLAAVRQGLRVTRTLDLDTGAATLSTDSNAHQTRVQDRQLIAPFGPRYRLIIIGAAQMSRYVAQFALALDYQVIVCDPREEYLKEWDIAGVELTKEMPDDLLLRLQLDANSAVVTLTHDPKLDDMALIEALKSPAFYIGAIGSRTNNIKRRERLALFDISTAEIDKLHGPVGLFLGARTPPEIAIAILAEMTAIRNGVSISQTHAARTDPLPGSGTEGGGSCTVGELAK
- a CDS encoding sensor domain-containing diguanylate cyclase gives rise to the protein MTTPEEAPALAVSSAKRVNIRIFATVFVGLVCISILALHIFFSWNVRSKDIDDAQVATANLSRALAEHAEATLTSADSVLFGIVQRLEVEGNDREALARLYPLLASYVKELPQLQGLFIYDQTGKWLVNSLDDSPWMLNNSDREYFIYHMTHNDRGAHVGVPVKSRSTGDWIIPVSRRINHPDGSFAGVALATVAVDYFLKFYTSFDTGKKGEILLASQAGILLAERPLQVDSIGKNISNENLVSDHTRRNKRGVALLKSPRDGLLRIYSYKRLEKYPLFVTAGVSYDEVLAGWRTETLLQSIGVLILVAMLAWLGKRLVNQIKLRAQAQQKLLAAREKLVEMNKTLQKMALEDSLTGVANRRQFDVTLANEFNRAKRESQSLALLMIDVDHFKKYNDTYGHPAGDVCLQKIGKVIQMNRPGDLSARYGGEEFAILLPNTDLKGAVNVAEKICADVRNLNIPHGKNPTGIVTISVGVQAIVPNKNCNLMDLVSAADKALYTAKARGRDQVCSSDDDIPPACGPG
- a CDS encoding (2Fe-2S)-binding protein; amino-acid sequence: MPTLTINGKQHNVDLPEDTPILWTLRDQLGMTGTKFGCGMALCGACTVHLDGQPIRSCITPISAAAGKQITTIEAVSQDKIGKSVQDAWMALGVPQCGYCQAGQIMSATALLKTTPNPTDKDIDDAMSGNICRCGTYTRIKAAIKQAAAQNGGAK
- a CDS encoding 2-hydroxyacid dehydrogenase, whose product is MKPQLLVLIHLSEQSKATIGGAFEILYAPDKQTRDAAVSGVAKDVKVVLTNGSTGLTAAEMDILSQLELVCALGAGFENIDSAHAEKRGIKVATGAGTNDDCVADHAMGLVLAVMRNIPQLDIACRGGIWREALVLPPQLAGKRLGVAGLGTIGKKIARRAAAFDMEIGYFNRSRRDDVDYRYFESVPQLASWCDVLVIATPGGAATRHLIGARELQALGPKGFLVNISRGSVVDTAALAEALRKGELGGAGLDVYESEPKPPVELLEFKNVVLTPHMAGWSPEAITASVDKFLRNADAHFSKAG
- a CDS encoding LysR family transcriptional regulator, with the translated sequence MAAESANFREAAVRMGISPQVVTRAVKELEAAFGELLFHRNTRQVRITAFGERLMHRARMSINALDDLFLDNNHRNDNELRGIVRITAPSTLTRTYLLPILNKIALAHPNITLDLRLSEVITDAVDDKIDIGIRVGFLRDSRYVARPVAKVAFFVCASPALIARCGVPTTLEQLVEHPMSAIVDRNTGRIWPWYFADGQQVGPRMPAFITDDPDTERRSVLDGVAFGQLAAFMAMPHIRNGELVTVLQDLEPTPWDLYVYRPQRGPVPARVRLVFDALVDTLSASGDFPIDSKSAT
- a CDS encoding DUF6139 family protein gives rise to the protein MKVDVYKRSEDSNLCSYLVVPTEKPLPQEVASTDWLVHELNVDFERDGKKHFTLNPEDAFHQIGEKGYAISHLDDRTKDTDAH
- a CDS encoding xanthine dehydrogenase family protein molybdopterin-binding subunit; translated protein: MSAVFDDLGKVQLSRRSLLKGIGAFTGLALTVGVNGIVTAADAPKFGGDGMPGGLKDSALLFVSIGADGVVTIVAHRSEMGQGVRTSLPMVVADELEADWSRVRVVQAQGDQEKYGNQNTDGSRSMRHSFGPMRQVGATARLMLETAAAARWKVPVTEVETKNHEIFHKPSGRKLGFGDVAADAAKLPLPARDAVRLKTPQQFRYIGKDSTRGIDLHDIVTGNTQYGIDTRLEGMVYAVIARPPVFGGKLASVDSSEALKIPGVIRVVELKGSPPPALFNPLGGVAVIARNTWAAIKGREALKLTWDNGPNASYDSAEYRKTMEAAARKPAKTVRNNGDTMAALSSATRRIEAEYYLPHIAHATMEPPAAVARIVNGKCEVWACVQAPQATRETVAGHLGLKPEEVTVNVTLLGGGFGRKSKPDFAAEAALLSKAMNGAPVKITWTREDDIHHDYLHTVSVEHLEASLDASGKVNAWLHRTVAPTIASIFVAGAKGEAPFELGMSAINIPYAIPNFRVEAPEVEAHTRIGWFRSVSNIPHAFAVQSFSAELAAAAKRDHRDYLLELIGPARKISPSEMSDGWNYGESPERYPLDTGRMRGVIELATAKAGWGRKLPKGRGLGLAVCYSFVTYIAAVVEVIVNDEGEVSIPRVDVAVDCGPSINPDRIRSQVEGACIMGISLAMTGEISFKNGAVEQSNFHDYEVLRAFAAPGQIQVHIVPHTLDVPLGGVGEPATPTIAPALCNAIFAATGKRIRQLPIREQLKKPEKA